A section of the Trueperaceae bacterium genome encodes:
- a CDS encoding DUF2207 domain-containing protein, with translation MLGPTRPYPRPLVPAALLLGLVALLASAVAEARFEWRDVRQEVRIEADGGVVVRDVRTLWTDEDFGEAYVCIRHGPDVTLTLLEDAGAVDAGPPARAFTQPCASGAAGTEVVVAHEDDVRVTERRIRFHYRLDGALQVHDDVVQWYWEIYGRDNEPVARRYHLTVTAPGAVAAPHDAFVHRFDLPETPDVAFDRDLGRLDVRADRIPPGEGIEVRYLMDPAHFGPAVRAASDGADRLETYLADEARLAGLGAPGAPTLRVGDVATTGVARVRGRATPDGAPVADVVARTDGGTRVACTGTDPFVCDLGVVPDGATRVTVLATAENGAATAREVVVTRRTPLDAARRHPAAALPALAALAALAVGLARAYVRVGREPRVDAMRHPFEPPNDAPPAEVAVLRTQSRQSLPADAAFAATLTDLACRDHVAFEGEDAAFAVQLPARDAGVDVEAGVEAGVDAGVEARDDALLDHERALLAYLHDAADAAGDGRRVDRKALQRWAAKHPAFVETWAKGVRDAVEARHGGPLTTDASRVATRRWAVASGVTAVAAVAYAVLVAAGPAAAIAGGAAFAAALGIPVAFAALPAWRPDVAREVAGWEGFRRTLSTYTILREAPPDVFEVWDRYFAYAVALGVARRFLKTLERVAPERGLDPAHLAARATWMGAGVRDAADLAGVAASAASLSNALATVGASAASGGSSAGGGGGGGGGGGGGR, from the coding sequence ATGCTCGGTCCCACCCGCCCGTACCCGCGCCCCCTCGTCCCCGCAGCGCTCCTGCTCGGCCTCGTCGCGCTCCTCGCGTCCGCCGTGGCGGAGGCGCGCTTCGAGTGGCGCGACGTCCGCCAGGAGGTCCGCATCGAGGCGGACGGCGGCGTCGTCGTCCGCGACGTGCGCACCCTGTGGACCGACGAGGACTTCGGGGAGGCGTACGTCTGCATCCGGCACGGGCCCGACGTGACCCTCACGCTGCTCGAGGACGCCGGCGCCGTCGACGCCGGGCCACCCGCCCGGGCGTTCACGCAACCGTGCGCCTCCGGCGCGGCCGGCACCGAGGTCGTCGTCGCGCACGAGGACGACGTGCGCGTCACGGAACGACGAATCCGCTTCCACTACCGCCTCGACGGCGCCCTGCAGGTGCACGACGACGTCGTGCAGTGGTACTGGGAGATCTACGGGCGCGACAACGAGCCCGTCGCGCGGCGCTACCACCTCACGGTCACCGCGCCGGGCGCCGTGGCGGCGCCCCACGACGCGTTCGTGCACCGGTTCGACCTCCCGGAGACGCCCGACGTCGCGTTCGACCGCGACCTCGGGCGACTCGACGTGCGCGCCGACCGCATCCCCCCCGGCGAAGGGATCGAGGTGCGCTACCTGATGGACCCCGCCCACTTCGGTCCCGCCGTCCGCGCGGCGAGCGACGGCGCCGACCGGCTCGAGACGTACCTCGCCGACGAGGCCCGCCTCGCGGGACTCGGAGCGCCGGGCGCGCCGACCCTCCGGGTGGGCGACGTCGCGACGACCGGCGTCGCACGGGTGCGGGGGCGCGCCACGCCGGACGGGGCGCCCGTCGCCGACGTCGTGGCGCGCACCGACGGCGGGACGCGCGTCGCCTGCACCGGCACGGACCCGTTCGTCTGCGACCTGGGCGTCGTGCCGGACGGCGCGACCCGCGTGACGGTCCTCGCGACGGCGGAGAACGGCGCCGCCACCGCACGGGAGGTCGTCGTGACCCGCCGCACGCCGCTCGACGCCGCGCGCCGGCACCCGGCGGCGGCGCTGCCGGCCCTGGCGGCGCTCGCCGCGCTGGCGGTCGGCCTCGCGCGGGCCTACGTCCGGGTGGGGCGCGAACCGCGCGTCGACGCGATGCGCCACCCGTTCGAACCGCCGAACGACGCGCCCCCCGCCGAGGTCGCGGTCCTGCGCACGCAATCGCGGCAGAGCCTCCCCGCCGACGCCGCCTTCGCGGCGACCCTGACCGACCTCGCCTGCCGCGACCACGTCGCCTTCGAGGGGGAGGACGCCGCGTTCGCCGTACAGCTCCCCGCCCGCGACGCGGGGGTGGACGTGGAGGCCGGCGTGGAGGCCGGCGTGGACGCGGGCGTGGAGGCCCGCGACGACGCCCTCCTCGACCACGAGCGCGCCCTGCTGGCGTACCTGCACGACGCCGCGGACGCCGCGGGGGACGGACGCCGCGTCGACCGCAAGGCGCTCCAGCGGTGGGCTGCGAAGCACCCCGCCTTCGTCGAGACGTGGGCGAAGGGGGTGCGCGACGCCGTGGAGGCCCGCCACGGCGGACCGCTGACGACCGACGCGAGCCGGGTGGCGACCCGGCGCTGGGCGGTCGCGTCGGGCGTCACCGCCGTCGCCGCCGTCGCCTACGCGGTCCTCGTCGCCGCCGGCCCCGCCGCGGCGATCGCGGGCGGTGCGGCGTTCGCCGCCGCGCTCGGGATCCCCGTCGCCTTCGCCGCGCTGCCCGCCTGGCGGCCCGACGTCGCCCGCGAGGTGGCGGGCTGGGAGGGCTTTCGGCGGACCCTGAGCACCTACACGATCCTCCGCGAAGCGCCGCCCGACGTCTTCGAGGTGTGGGACCGCTACTTCGCCTACGCCGTCGCGCTCGGCGTGGCGCGCCGGTTCCTGAAGACCCTCGAGCGCGTCGCCCCCGAACGTGGCCTCGACCCCGCCCACCTCGCCGCGCGCGCGACCTGGATGGGGGCCGGCGTCCGCGACGCCGCCGACCTCGCCGGCGTCGCGGCGTCCGCCGCGTCGCTGTCGAACGCGCTCGCGACGGTCGGCGCGAGCGCCGCGTCGGGCGGCTCGTCCGCCGGTGGGGGCGGCGGCGGTGGGGGCGGCGGGGGCGGCGGTCGTTGA
- the katG gene encoding catalase/peroxidase HPI — protein MEHDRTKSDSPCPYHGSTTTDAQTNRDWWPNQLNLKILHQHTGVESPYGADFDYAEAFAKLDLAAVKADLHALMTDSQDWWPADYGHYGPFFIRMAWHSAGTYRTGDGRGGAGAGSQRFAPLNSWPDNANLDKARRLLWPVKQTYGASISWADLMVLAGNVALESMGFETFGFAGGREDVHEPEEDIYWGKEADWLGDERYSGDRELENPLAAVQMGLIYVNPEGPNGEPDPVASARDVRETFARMAMNDEETVALIAGGHTFGKTHGNGDADAVGPEPEAAPIHEMGLGWRNPDGEGHGVDTMTSGLEGAWTPTPITWDNSYLDTLFGYEWELVKSPAGAWQWHPKDGAAADAVPDAHDPERRHAPMMATSDIALKVDAIYEPIARRFQADPDAFADAFARAWFKLTHRDMGPRSRYLGPEVPDEELIWQDPVPPVDHPLVTDAHVADLKQRLLASGLSIPELVTTAWASASTFRGSDKRGGANGARIRLAPMKDWEANQPERLAKVLGVLEGIQRDFDASTDDGTKISMADLIVLGGVAAVEQAAKRAGHDVTVPFTPGRTDATQDQTDVESFEVLEPLADGFRNYQKARYTVSPEEMLIDKAQLLGLSAPEMTVLVGGMRALNANADGSEHGVLTDRPEVLTNDVFVHLLGMNAEWAPVNGDDHLFHAHSRETGQVLWSATRVDLVFGSNSQLRGIAETYAADGAEATFVRDFVAAWDKVMNLDRFDVRN, from the coding sequence ATGGAACACGACCGCACGAAGTCCGACAGCCCCTGCCCGTACCACGGGAGCACGACCACCGACGCCCAGACGAACCGCGACTGGTGGCCCAACCAACTCAACCTGAAGATCCTGCACCAGCACACCGGCGTCGAAAGCCCCTACGGCGCGGACTTCGACTACGCCGAGGCGTTCGCGAAGCTCGACCTGGCCGCCGTGAAGGCGGACCTGCACGCGTTGATGACCGACTCGCAGGACTGGTGGCCGGCCGACTACGGGCACTACGGGCCGTTCTTCATCCGCATGGCCTGGCACAGCGCCGGCACCTACCGCACCGGCGACGGGCGCGGCGGGGCGGGCGCGGGGTCGCAACGCTTCGCGCCGCTCAACAGCTGGCCGGACAACGCCAACCTCGACAAGGCCCGCCGGCTGCTGTGGCCGGTCAAGCAGACGTACGGCGCGTCGATCTCCTGGGCCGACCTGATGGTGCTCGCCGGCAACGTCGCGCTCGAGTCGATGGGCTTCGAGACGTTCGGGTTCGCCGGCGGTCGCGAGGACGTCCACGAGCCCGAGGAGGACATCTACTGGGGCAAGGAGGCCGACTGGCTCGGGGACGAGCGCTACTCCGGCGACCGGGAGCTCGAGAACCCGCTCGCCGCGGTCCAGATGGGCCTCATCTACGTCAACCCCGAGGGCCCCAACGGCGAACCCGACCCGGTCGCCTCGGCGCGGGACGTCCGCGAGACGTTCGCGCGCATGGCGATGAACGACGAGGAGACCGTCGCGCTGATCGCCGGCGGGCACACCTTCGGCAAGACGCACGGCAACGGCGACGCGGACGCCGTCGGCCCCGAGCCGGAGGCCGCCCCCATCCACGAGATGGGGCTCGGCTGGCGCAACCCCGACGGGGAGGGCCACGGCGTCGACACCATGACGAGCGGCCTCGAGGGCGCCTGGACGCCGACCCCGATCACCTGGGACAACAGCTACCTCGATACCCTGTTCGGGTACGAGTGGGAGCTCGTCAAGAGCCCCGCCGGCGCCTGGCAGTGGCACCCCAAGGACGGCGCCGCCGCCGACGCGGTGCCCGACGCGCACGACCCCGAGCGGCGTCACGCGCCGATGATGGCGACGTCCGACATCGCGCTGAAGGTCGACGCGATCTACGAACCGATCGCGCGGCGCTTCCAGGCCGACCCGGACGCGTTCGCCGACGCCTTCGCGCGCGCCTGGTTCAAGCTCACCCACCGCGACATGGGGCCCCGCTCGCGCTACCTCGGCCCCGAGGTCCCGGACGAGGAACTGATCTGGCAGGACCCGGTCCCGCCGGTCGACCACCCGCTCGTGACCGACGCGCACGTCGCGGACCTCAAGCAGCGCCTGTTGGCCTCCGGCCTGTCGATCCCCGAGCTCGTCACGACCGCCTGGGCGTCCGCCTCGACGTTCCGCGGTAGCGACAAGCGCGGCGGCGCCAACGGCGCCCGCATCCGCCTCGCGCCGATGAAGGACTGGGAGGCGAACCAACCCGAACGCCTCGCGAAGGTCCTGGGCGTCCTGGAGGGTATCCAGCGCGACTTCGACGCCAGCACCGACGACGGCACGAAGATCTCGATGGCGGACCTGATCGTGCTGGGCGGCGTCGCCGCCGTCGAGCAGGCGGCGAAGAGGGCGGGGCACGACGTCACCGTCCCCTTCACGCCGGGCCGGACCGACGCCACGCAGGACCAGACCGACGTCGAGAGCTTCGAGGTGCTCGAGCCGCTCGCCGACGGCTTCCGCAACTACCAGAAGGCCCGCTACACCGTCTCGCCGGAGGAGATGCTGATCGACAAGGCGCAACTCCTCGGGCTCAGCGCCCCGGAGATGACGGTCCTCGTGGGCGGCATGCGCGCCCTGAACGCGAACGCCGACGGCTCGGAGCACGGTGTCCTGACCGACCGACCCGAGGTCCTCACGAACGACGTCTTCGTCCACCTGCTCGGCATGAACGCCGAATGGGCGCCGGTGAACGGCGACGACCACCTGTTCCACGCCCACTCCCGCGAGACCGGGCAGGTGCTGTGGAGCGCGACGCGCGTCGATCTCGTCTTCGGCTCGAACTCGCAACTGCGCGGCATCGCGGAAACGTACGCGGCCGACGGCGCGGAAGCGACGTTCGTGCGGGACTTCGTCGCCGCCTGGGACAAGGTCATGAACCTCGATCGGTTCGACGTCCGCAACTGA